From the genome of Astyanax mexicanus isolate ESR-SI-001 chromosome 3, AstMex3_surface, whole genome shotgun sequence:
ctacattttttaaatgtgtgttccAAATCGTACTATTTGTAATTATTGACCCTAAAAATGGGTGTTTGCCTCTTTTGTTGTAGGGTAAGACTTAATAACTTAAAGGCTTAATAATGAATCTCAATGCTTTATGATGAACAGTTTGCTATAATAGACCATTATTGGAAAcagaaaagtgtttttcttttaattgtgttaatttgGATTTTTATTACGGGTTATGCATTTTGGAATGAATCTTTTGAGTTGTCCTCACTTTCCCACATTAAACCTCAGCAAATGTGCAGTGAtgtataatttgatttatttatataatatctccaaataatattttcattagaaatttcaaaaatatttttttttcttaaaaaagtaCATACACATTGTTCATAATTTTCAGCGTGTGGCCGATCTGTCTTTTACCTGGCTGACAATTTACTTATACTTTTAAACGAATAACACGCTGGGTACTGCACTTTCTGTCGCTGCTGATTTctctttaaaacactgcagattTATTTAATCTGTTTGGTTAAAATTGTAGTAAAGCTGCATTTTGCTGACTAACATTTgccagtgttttgttttttaattactgGTTGATCGAGAGATGTAAGGTAACTAACTAAAGTCTTTTTGTCTTTAACTTGTGCTTTGAGATCCAGCTGTTTTCTTTAAACTCTTCACATGTGTGATCTGGTGTGTAAAGCAAGCTGGCAAAGTTATGTTTCATCATATTTGTTAATGCACAGGAAAAAACGGCTGCATGCTTTTGGCCAGGGGTTCCTCATTGGCCAGGTTTACTGGCCCACCCAAATTGtagataatgtattttttatgagaGATGTGATATTTCCTATTCTGTGTGTGTAAATAAGGGAactgagaaataaaacaaaaatgaaaaagtgtTCTTTTAGTAttccttatttattatatattttttatttatttattttacatactttgtttaatcagaaaaaaatggattTCCAGTCATTGACTTGATTTAAAGTGTTCTGAAATCATTAAGCTGTTGAGCCACTGGTGTTCACAGGTTATGTAGTGTCCAGGGAAAGGAAACCAGTGAATCAGCACATGGTCATGGGTGCCCAAGGCTCATTAATGCTCACGCCGGCTCCACCCCACAGCTCGCAGGACTTTCATCTGCTGCTAACATtggtcttggtgccagataccacagaacaccCTCAGAAGGTCTACTGGAGTCCATGCCTCACTGAGTGAGCTGCATTTGCAGCAGAGGGGCTTAGAAAATATTAGGCGGTTAGTATTAATGTAATGGCTGAATAGTGTAGACTGTATGTCTATATTCATCTTAAATGGCTGTCACTGTTATTCATCTTGTCTTCGTTTCTGGAGATTAGAAGCTCTTTAGGTAGAAGTGTGTGCATCTTGATGTTTTAGGGCAGGGGCAGACATGGCCATGCTGAGAGTATCTCAGAGCAGAGCAGTACTTTTCAACATTGCACtgtggagagaaaaaaacatgagAACAAAAAACACAACCATTACTGTTACTGCATTTCTATTTTTAGTGTAAtgaaaaagtaattttaatgATAATGGCGTAATCCTTGGGGCCAAAAATACTTAGTATATCAGGATTATCACCCTTATGCTTCTCACACTAATCCAGTAGGTGATGCTACAGGGTAGTGTTTGTCAGTTTAAGTCTCACAATCTTTCAGACTTTGTAGCCCATTAGCCTACATTAAACTGCATTAATGAACGGTGTCAGCAAATTAGTGTGTCATCACTGtccatgaaaaacaagtatctcttttttttttgttgatttttagattGCTACATAATTTGATCACAATACTGTCCCTTACACAGTGTCACAAGTTCTTGATAAATGGAGCAAAAGAATtaccaaaattacctgaaatgaactctttttgtaagttaaaaaggttctatatcTCTctggtaaagttgctgttttggagatacatgtttttcactggacagtgacgatatttgAATATGCAATAGAAATACCAGAATTGTTATTCTCCTTCTCTTCAGACGTCTGCACACTCCTGGAAGACGGTTAAGCTTTTTCTTGGAACCTGTGTGAAGGTTTCCTTGAGGAGATTTAGTCTGCATATATAAAACaccaaaataatcaaaatatcaGATTTACTTATATATACCATAAAACTACAGCAGATTGGGGTTGTGATTGTTTAGGGGCAGGGTCAATGGTTCACTGTGCACTAATCAGTGTTGTGTATATCATTAGTGTATTTAATTTAATGGGAATTTTTAAGGTCAATGTAGTTGGAAAAACTGGCCATCCTAGTAAAAAATATATCCTATACTTTGTAATACAACTAATTTAGGTGGTTGGGCAGCACAACATTAGACAGGTGTCACAGACATCTGTGTAAAGTTTCTTACAGCACAATGTCCTTCACATTAACTCATGAAGTCCTTAAGTGACAtacactgaacatcctgagagcattagaggacagtgtgtggatctgtgtttgtttatctgacctcctttacagaatgtaggagtgctgggttagtgctgaagGGGAAACTAGCTCTGTTCCATTCATTTAACCATTCAAACACTTCAAAGGAATTTTCTGTGTTACATATAACTACTTCTGATCTGACTTCTAAAGCAAAATGTTACTATAAGTTATTAAATTGTTGTAATTTAGGTTACATCATGATTGTAACCTTaacatatttacagtcatgtgaccacaataagaaacaaacatgaatggGCTGCTCTCTGAATTGATTTGATTTGGTATCAATAATCAGAAAAGGGTCTGGGATCCTGTAGGAATGTGATGGCTAATTGGTATATGTAGGCTGTCATGTATGACATCTTTCTAAATAGGATAGACTATATGAATTTGTGTAACAcgaatttatatgtatttatattcatgcaatattttgtgctaaacaataactatttttactgtttttaaaaaaataacaataaaattaaaaacaataatttaaaaacaaatattcttaTTACTTTGCCACAAGTAGTTGATATAAAGTGTAAAATAACACAATATGACTTATCATAGTATTTGTTACTTTGCTCAGTAAACCATAAATGTATAAATGGCAGATATAAGTTCAAACGTTTAAATTCTCACAGGAACTGAGATgacaaaatatgataaaatatctaCAATTATATGATTATACGTTTATGTATTAATGTGTATTTCTGATTACATTTAATGGAAACATGAACTAgtaacattctaataacattattGCTATCATTGTGTTCCTTCAGTAGTAACCCTAACTAACCTTTTACCCATAACCTTATTTATTCTAACTGGGATAGAAGCAGGTGTGTTGCAGGAGGTCCTCTGACAGACAGTATTACAGATACTGTGGCTGGATGATTTTCTCAGCAGCTTCACTCACCAGCTCTGATTTTGAGTCATCAGCCTCCATCGGTCCCAGAGGCAGGTTTTCTGGGGGTCTGGCGCCCACCCTGACcacacacaaaaccacacacaccacaaacagcaGAGTTACATTCACCATAATGAGCTTTCACGCCTTTTGTGAAGTGCGGGGACTGTTCATTAGCCTACCGCTGCTACTCACACCTTTTCtgacaagccccgccccctgctgCACAATTGGCCAGTACCTCGATCTTACACTTTCAGTTGGTGCACGGGCTGTGATTGTGAacccctcagccaatcacagagctggAGATTAATTAATCGCTGGCTagtccagccaatcagctctcagaAGCGTTTAGGGCGGATTACGGGTGGagataaaaaaggtaaaacatgAGATTCCTCTGAAAATGGGCTGAAACAGTTAGGCTACATTTAGGGTGTGCACTGTTTAATATGATTATAAATATGATAATGATATAGAGGCTAATCGAATGATTGTCTAGGCTTGAGCATCTTGGAGTGCAGGTTAATCCTCTCTACTGTAAAGAGGATTTACTGTGAGTGTTTGTTTTGCAGGTTACTCAGCCGCCCACTCCCAGCCTGTGTTGTTTATCCACTAGACTGCCAATATGTCTCTTCTTAAAGGAAAAGTTAAATTACATAACAAATATTGAAAAGAAATTATGCAATATTACAAATCTGGGAGTAGCAAAAGTATGTTAAATTCATAATTAGCAAATAACGTTAATTCATTTTGATGAAAATCAGGTGTGAGTGAGTGGAGCTATAATTTGTGTAGCCCTTTCAGACCTGCCTGTGACGAACACAAaaaaagactctaatattctaatataaactacatgtaaaaataaatccaattaactaaaatagttaattacttttttaatgtccattgcattggagGCCTTTGCTTgacgtttttattttatatttgatatttataaaaccttttatttaaaaaacatccctaattatgataaaaaaaagtgttctatatcacttaaaattagtaaaaatgagctcttaCTATATGCCAATAGTATTTATGTTTACAATAGTGTTTCTAATGAGCTCAGAAGAAGAGTCGTTGATGCTCATCAGGATAGAAAAGTTTGCACAATTATCTCGGAATAGTTTGGACTCCACTAATCCACAATAAGAAAAACTGTGCAAATTGAAGGCCATTTTTGGTTTAAAGGAGAATCAATACACTAAGGGAAAAGGAAACCCCATATTTCAGCATTAAACCTTATCCCATTTGTAAAACATGGTgctggtagtatcatggtttgggcctgttttgctgaaTCTGGGCCAAGATGGCTTGTTACCATTGATGGtacaatacatttattatataccGGCAAATGTCAGAACATCTGACCATGAACTAAAGCTCAAGAGAAGGTGGATCATGCAGCAAGACCCAAAGCACACAGTTTGTTTTATCATAAAATGATCCAAGAAGAATTAGTCAATGCTTTGAAATGGTTATGCTAAAATCCAGATCTTAATCCAGTAGAACTATGGTGGAAGGACCTGAATTTAGCAGTTTATAAGAGAAATCATATCAACATAAAAGAGCTAAAGAAGAAGTTGCCAGCAACCTACTGATTAAGGGGGTCTGAATGGTATTAAACTCTTTAGTAAATTTACTATTTAGTAAATTCATGCAAGGCAGTGCAGGGAAAAAGCAATACTTAAGTTattcattttgcaataaataatatCAATAGTGTTTATAATCTGGGGACATAAAAGTTTCTTTAATCAAAGAATCATGAGCTCTTACTATATGCCTCATTTGCTTtagtgctgccatgccctaatgtctggATTGATTGTTGGTTTTTGTCCAATGCAGTTGGTTGGGCTAAGTTTAGTCATTTTATAAACTTTATAGGCTGGATGATTTGGTTATATGCAACAAAACAttcaaaatgtgatgtccattgtaatggtcgcaagttctgaaagggttaaagaacaGGGATTTCATTCATGCAAGGCAGTGAAAACAGTTGTATCTGCAGGGAAAAAGCAATACTTAAGTTattcattttgcaataaataatatCAATAGTGTTTATAATCTGGGGACATAAAAGTCAGAATCATCCATATACCTGTGTGTGATCCTACCATGCCTGTATCAGCCAACCCTACTCCCTTTTTCCCAGCAGCCAACAGGAGATTAGCCTATAGACATGAATGTATTCTGACAGCCAGTTCATTTGAGGTTTTATTGAAATAAATGTCAGTGTGTTGCTGACGTGGAGCAGATGACACACAATCCATTGATTATGTTAACTCAGGATGTATAGTCCTGTTATCTTGTGATACTGACGAAAGGTCAGAGTCAGTAGTGAAGTAAGGTTTTCTGTGGTGTAGAAAAGGGCACAGCATCATTAATCCTCAACATGCTCTGATTTACTGCTGGATTTATTTAGAGGAGTCTCacactgatgctgctgctgctgcttctgtttaAAGTTCATCATGCAGCCCAGAACCCTTGATGAGGACATCAGACGAAAGACCCATTAGACACATCTGAGATAAGTAAGCACCAGTCAGCATTAGCTGTGTCCACGCATCCCACTGATCAGTATTAAAGCTGACCTTTGTTCCCCTCGTGCTCTTTGGTGCTGGCCTTCTTAGTACTTAATTACCTTGCTTTCTAGGAACTGATAATATTGACAGTAGGGGGTGCAAATTGCCCAGTGGGGGCTCCATATTGATGTGTAAAATGACAGATTTTGTTTGATGTGTTTTAATAGGCTACATGTACAGTGGGTGGAAAAAAACTACATGACAAAAATCTGCCCTGATTAATTACACAACATGCAGAATCAATTGGCCTTAACgacattttattaaacaaaaataaatctattTAATCGTAGCTATGATTTAATCATAAACATACATGTCAAGATAGATTCAAAATTACGAACAATACAACAGCAAACGTTTCAGCACATCAACATCATCAACAGTACAAATTCACAAATAAACGATGAGACGGAGGAGCGCATTCCAGGCCAGTCGCGCACTGCCTCATGGGAAATGTAACTTGGGGGGTTTAGTAGCAGCGCAGGAAGAAGGTGTTGCAGGCAGTTCCTCTCATGCAGTCACACAGGCGGCCGATACGAGGTCCATGCTTCAGAGCACAGCGCTCCCCAACATCGCACTGCAAAACAACAGAGACAATCAAGAACTTTAACCTACAGTTCCCTCATGTGTATCAGAAGCTTTCAGAACATTCTCTGTTCCACTGTGATGAATGAACAGCTCAGTTTAGTGACATTTATAAACTCTCAGAAAAGTGTTTTAATATAACACGATTTAAGCAAAATATTTTACATCAGAAATGCTGTTTAAACTTACATTAAAgccattatttattaaagtcaaaTAGTAAACCTACACAAAGTGTGCTAAGTGTGTTGATGTGACATTCTGTATAAGCCTTTGAATCTGATTCATGTGTGATTCCTGTGTGAATCATTAAATCATTGTTTCAGTAAAAGCTACTACAGAAGCAGGTGGGCTGGAAAGtgtaaacactaaacactaatatatttctaatataaacTCTCTAAAGCAGGTTACTTTAATTCATTAGATGAATTaatcatttaacatttaacactcTGACTCCACTAAACTGTCCTGAAATGTCTGAAAAATATGAAATACTGGTGTAGGAGAACAACAGAAGAACCACCTTTGGTTCCTGAAAgaagttctgtttatttatttatttatttttttttttgtaaaatagattttttttattttttagatatttctGCTCAAGGAACACATTGCAGCAGCTTTTatttatatgataataataataataataataataataataataataataataataataataataataataataataataattacccgTGGAATGACACTGGCTTTTTTCTCCAGTTGTATCCGATTATCTTCATCTCCATCCAACATATCTTCAAGAGCTTCAGCCTGAGCAAGAACAGCAGAGAACAGCTTTATAGTACTATAAACTGTACAGAACAGAACACAGAAAAATGTTTTGCATGGTTTGCAacatgttattattgaagccagtAAATAAACTACAACAGAACTGCAGTTTAATGCATTAAACCTATTTGTCACTGACTAACGTTTTTCAAAGTATTAATCTGCAGTGTTTATTTACTCACTAATAATTCACTAATAACCTGCTGCAAATGATGCTAAATATTAGTTCTGTTCTGTAATAGAAAACtcatcaataaaaaaacattcactgGATAAAATATGACTAATTTTACACATGTTAATTTATGTAGTAGGGTCTCACCAGGTCTCGGGTGATGAGCTGCTGCTCCCCGTGCGCTGACAGTCGGTTGTCCAGAGCCCCCTGGCCGTGGCACAGGACGCTGAGCGCGAGGATGAAGATCCCCAGGTACAGGGCTGCTCTggcgctgtccatggtgctgctgctgctgcgcgctGAGAGGATCAGAGGAGAGGAGATCAGACAGGCAGGCTGATGATGAGTCTGATGATGAGTCTGCGCGCGCTGCTGGTTTATTGCTTCACTGATCTGACAGGAAACTTTCTCCATTTATACTCTGCAGAGTGGGGGGCTGCTGGGGTCGCGTGACGTCACCCCCCATCCACGATCCCCGTTTCCTCCACAGGTGTGAGTAAAAGTCTCTAGGTCAAACGATAAGCGCGAGCTGACAGTCCACAgatgaaaaaaacaacagatcA
Proteins encoded in this window:
- the si:ch211-191i18.4 gene encoding cocaine- and amphetamine-regulated transcript protein, which codes for MVNVTLLFVVCVVLCVVRVGARPPENLPLGPMEADDSKSELTKSPQGNLHTGSKKKLNRLPGVCRRLKRRRITILCNVEKYCSALRYSQHGHVCPCPKTSRCTHFYLKSF
- the cart4 gene encoding cocaine- and amphetamine-regulated transcript 4, with translation MEKVSCQISEAINQQRAQTHHQTHHQPACLISSPLILSARSSSSTMDSARAALYLGIFILALSVLCHGQGALDNRLSAHGEQQLITRDLAEALEDMLDGDEDNRIQLEKKASVIPRCDVGERCALKHGPRIGRLCDCMRGTACNTFFLRCY